From Rhineura floridana isolate rRhiFlo1 chromosome 5, rRhiFlo1.hap2, whole genome shotgun sequence, a single genomic window includes:
- the TEX29 gene encoding testis-expressed protein 29 translates to MKNVEELGQNPRFILLMYCLTLWSPPGACVQLSLKLERAVQSPPLTLQLEKRNANFLRYGFAVCELPFYEICSSNVSRIKCSELGCCFHKETCYKKAVPQYMKAFIGLIVVVMVVFFLFMLYSCCTGKKKKSFVKAEDESDSSDSSTDPQEQEDGD, encoded by the exons ATGAAAAACGTTGAAGAACTTGGGCAGAATCCAAGGTTTATTTTGTTAATGTATTGCCTAACCTTGTGGTCTCCTCCTGGTGCGTGTGTTCAGTTGTCTCTGAAGTTGGAGAGGGCAGTACAGTCTCCACCCTTGACTCTTCAGTTGGAAAAAAGAAATGCCAACTTTCTCCGTTATGGGTTTGCAG tatGCGAACTCCCTTTTTATGAAATATGCAGCTCAAATGTATCAAGAATCAAATGTTCAGAGTTAGGATGCTGTTTCCACAAAGAAACATGCTATAAGAAAGCTGTACCAC aatacaTGAAAGCATTTATTGGCTTAATAGTGGTCGTCATGGTGGTCTTCTTTTTATTTATGCTGTATAG CTGTTGCACAGGTAAAAAGAAAAAGTCATTTGTAAAGGCAGAAGATGAATCTGATTCAAGCGACAGTTCTACAGACCCTCAAGAACAGGAGGATGGGGATTAA